In one Roseburia intestinalis L1-82 genomic region, the following are encoded:
- a CDS encoding PD-(D/E)XK nuclease family protein: MSLQFIFGNSGSGKSDFLYDSVLKQAKENKEQQFLIIVPEQFTMQTQRELVERQKQHAIMNVDVLSFARLAYRVFDDLGKQNVVVLEETGKNLVLRKVAEQKKAELKVLGANMNKMGYVGEVKSLISELMQYNVRPDALAEFLEKEPLGEGLRLKMKDVLTMYQGFTEYLKGRYITAEEVLELLYDVAEESELLRNSVIVLDEFTGFTPIQNRLMEKLLVLAKKVSVSVTMDVREDFYQCRGVHELFAMSKKTVASLLKVAELCKVPVEEPLVLPTGKQRRYANAADLYFMEQNLFRPGAGSYRYKAPEQSMQHIRITSLKNPREELKFAAREIVRLTRENGYRYRDIAVVTGDVQQYGNYVPEIFEQYHIPYFIDQTKNILFHPFIECIRAILEMIEYDFSYESVFRFLRCGLASRVVTEAKNSDKEPDPAATEDLTQQPETGSHGLTEQEIDRLENYVLARGIRGASRWSRPWTFVMPDGTLEDMARLNEIREAVYENFKPLLEAFRGKDNTVSTQTYELYSLIRRLDMEQLLKERGNFFEAHGNQARAKEYDQIYKIVMDLLDKVTSLLGDETMTIREYSDILDAGFEAAKVGIIPPGNDTVTVGDIERTRLNHVKILFFVGVNDGVVPKAGNQGGIISQFEREKMAEYHLELAPGAREKVFIQKFYLYLNMTKPSERLYVTFCRVNSDGKALRRSYLIGTLLKLFPQLAVEEPSEEETLEGALTAESALPFLMEGLTKPVEDEEAWTALLAWYLSDEGEREKVMQLFDAAFGAHKDDAISKAVTKALYGNTLENSVTRLEQFAACAFAHYLSYGLRLKERELQQFASVDMGNIYHDVLERFAKGIELSDYTWFDIPEKAQEALLSQSMEDAIAGSGIGDVFEDARNSYLLKRMEATAKRTIWALMLQVRKGKFVPSGFEVSFSRAERLDAVQFQLGEDEKMRLRGRIDRVDTYETDDKVYVKIIDYKSGNTTFSLLNFYYGLQLQLVVYMNAALELTKKKYKGKDTEPAGIFYYHITDPMVDADGQESEEEIRRSILEQLKVAGLVNEDPEIYGAMDTDFSGTSTVIPVALKADGSLKATSKTASTYEFGLMSHYVRKKIEHVGKEIFAGNVAVKPYLLGDRSGCDYCPYHTICGFDVRMPGFSYQQFEKFDSSEEILAHIREEIGEPGKNPDGE; encoded by the coding sequence ATGTCCCTACAATTTATATTTGGCAATTCGGGCAGCGGAAAATCGGATTTTCTGTATGATTCCGTGCTGAAACAGGCGAAAGAAAATAAAGAGCAGCAGTTTTTAATCATTGTGCCGGAACAGTTTACCATGCAGACACAGCGGGAACTGGTCGAGAGGCAAAAACAGCATGCAATCATGAACGTGGATGTGCTCAGTTTTGCAAGACTCGCATACCGCGTCTTTGATGATCTTGGAAAACAAAATGTGGTTGTGCTGGAAGAGACCGGAAAAAATCTTGTACTGCGCAAGGTGGCAGAACAGAAAAAAGCAGAACTGAAAGTGCTTGGTGCGAATATGAATAAGATGGGATATGTCGGCGAGGTAAAATCCCTGATCTCAGAGCTGATGCAGTATAATGTCCGTCCGGATGCGCTGGCAGAGTTTTTGGAGAAAGAACCGCTTGGGGAGGGACTGCGCTTAAAAATGAAGGATGTCCTCACGATGTATCAGGGATTTACGGAGTATTTAAAGGGCAGATATATCACGGCAGAGGAAGTGTTAGAGCTTCTTTATGATGTGGCAGAAGAGTCCGAACTGCTTCGTAATAGTGTGATCGTGTTGGACGAGTTTACCGGATTTACACCGATCCAGAACCGTCTGATGGAAAAACTGCTCGTGCTGGCAAAGAAGGTCAGCGTGTCTGTCACGATGGATGTCAGGGAAGATTTTTACCAGTGCAGGGGTGTACATGAACTTTTTGCCATGAGTAAAAAAACGGTGGCGTCGCTACTGAAAGTGGCAGAACTGTGCAAAGTTCCGGTGGAGGAGCCGTTGGTACTGCCGACCGGAAAACAGAGGCGCTATGCCAATGCTGCCGACCTTTATTTTATGGAGCAGAATCTCTTTCGTCCGGGAGCGGGAAGCTACAGATACAAAGCACCGGAACAATCTATGCAGCATATCCGCATCACGTCCCTGAAAAATCCGAGGGAAGAATTAAAATTTGCTGCCCGCGAGATCGTGCGCCTGACGAGGGAGAATGGTTACCGTTACCGGGATATCGCAGTCGTGACAGGGGATGTGCAGCAGTATGGCAATTATGTGCCGGAGATCTTTGAGCAGTACCATATCCCGTACTTTATTGATCAGACGAAAAATATTTTGTTCCACCCGTTTATCGAGTGTATCCGGGCGATCTTAGAGATGATCGAATATGATTTTTCTTATGAAAGTGTGTTCCGGTTTTTGCGGTGCGGGCTTGCATCGAGAGTCGTGACCGAGGCAAAAAATTCCGACAAGGAGCCAGATCCGGCTGCAACGGAAGATTTGACGCAGCAGCCGGAAACAGGATCCCATGGACTTACAGAACAGGAGATCGACCGCCTGGAAAATTATGTCCTCGCACGGGGCATCCGCGGTGCATCCCGCTGGAGCAGACCGTGGACGTTTGTAATGCCGGATGGGACATTGGAGGATATGGCACGGTTAAATGAGATCCGTGAGGCGGTTTATGAGAATTTTAAGCCGCTGCTTGAGGCATTCCGTGGAAAAGACAATACGGTCAGCACACAGACCTATGAGTTATACAGTCTGATCAGACGGCTTGACATGGAGCAGTTATTAAAGGAGCGTGGAAACTTTTTCGAGGCGCATGGCAATCAGGCGCGGGCAAAGGAATATGACCAGATCTATAAAATTGTGATGGATCTGCTCGACAAAGTGACGTCCCTGCTTGGCGATGAGACGATGACGATCCGGGAATACAGTGATATCTTAGATGCCGGATTTGAGGCGGCAAAAGTCGGTATTATCCCGCCGGGCAACGACACGGTGACAGTCGGGGATATCGAGAGAACCCGTCTGAACCATGTAAAAATCTTATTTTTTGTCGGTGTCAACGACGGAGTTGTGCCGAAAGCAGGGAATCAGGGTGGCATTATTTCCCAGTTTGAGCGTGAAAAGATGGCAGAATATCACCTGGAACTGGCGCCGGGCGCAAGGGAAAAAGTATTTATCCAGAAGTTTTACCTGTATTTAAATATGACAAAACCGTCCGAGCGGCTGTATGTAACATTCTGCCGCGTCAACTCCGATGGAAAAGCACTGCGGCGTTCGTATCTGATCGGGACACTCTTAAAACTGTTCCCACAGCTTGCGGTGGAAGAACCGTCCGAGGAGGAGACATTAGAAGGTGCACTGACTGCGGAAAGTGCCCTGCCGTTTCTGATGGAAGGGCTGACAAAACCGGTGGAGGATGAAGAGGCATGGACTGCACTTTTGGCATGGTACCTGTCGGATGAGGGTGAACGGGAAAAAGTAATGCAGCTTTTTGATGCGGCGTTTGGCGCCCATAAAGATGATGCGATCAGCAAGGCAGTCACGAAAGCTTTATATGGGAATACCTTAGAAAACAGCGTGACAAGGCTCGAACAGTTTGCTGCCTGTGCGTTTGCTCATTATTTAAGTTATGGACTGCGGCTTAAAGAACGGGAACTGCAGCAGTTTGCGAGTGTGGATATGGGAAATATTTATCATGATGTGTTAGAGCGTTTTGCAAAGGGCATAGAGCTGTCGGATTATACCTGGTTTGATATCCCGGAGAAAGCGCAGGAAGCCCTGCTTTCCCAGAGCATGGAAGATGCGATCGCAGGCAGCGGGATCGGGGACGTATTCGAGGACGCAAGAAACAGTTACCTGTTAAAGCGGATGGAGGCAACGGCAAAACGGACGATCTGGGCACTGATGTTACAGGTGCGGAAAGGAAAGTTTGTGCCGAGCGGTTTTGAGGTGTCATTTTCGCGCGCCGAGCGACTGGATGCGGTGCAGTTTCAACTGGGTGAAGATGAAAAAATGCGTCTGCGCGGCAGGATCGACCGCGTTGATACTTACGAGACAGACGATAAGGTCTATGTAAAAATCATTGATTATAAATCGGGCAACACCACTTTTTCACTTTTAAATTTTTATTATGGACTGCAGCTCCAGCTTGTCGTCTACATGAATGCGGCACTGGAACTCACAAAGAAAAAATATAAGGGAAAAGATACGGAACCTGCAGGTATTTTTTATTATCACATCACAGATCCGATGGTGGATGCGGATGGTCAAGAGTCCGAGGAGGAGATCAGACGGAGTATTCTAGAACAGCTTAAAGTGGCAGGTCTGGTCAATGAAGATCCGGAAATCTATGGTGCGATGGATACTGATTTTTCAGGCACATCGACAGTGATCCCGGTAGCCTTAAAAGCGGACGGCTCCTTAAAGGCGACATCTAAGACGGCGAGCACCTATGAGTTTGGACTGATGTCCCATTATGTGCGAAAGAAGATTGAGCATGTGGGAAAAGAGATCTTTGCCGGAAATGTGGCGGTAAAACCTTACCTGTTAGGAGACAGGAGCGGCTGCGATTACTGTCCATATCACACGATCTGCGGATTTGATGTACGCATGCCGGGATTTTCCTATCAGCAGTTTGAAAAATTTGACAGCAGTGAGGAGATCCTTGCACATATCCGGGAAGAGATTGGAGAGCCGGGAAAAAATCCGGACGGTGAATAA
- a CDS encoding GNAT family N-acetyltransferase gives MADFEQIMKIYKYAQDYMIKSGNPAQWGHFYPDAELIKSDICQNVCRVIYDKDGIHGVFALFKGAEPTYKHIENGNWLNEEPYLTIHRLAGDGQVHGLFQCVLNYCKNISQNIRADTHADNQIMQKLMEKNGFMKCGIIYVKNGTPRIAYHWTAS, from the coding sequence ATGGCAGATTTTGAACAGATTATGAAAATTTATAAATATGCACAGGATTATATGATAAAGTCCGGAAATCCTGCACAATGGGGGCATTTTTATCCGGATGCAGAGCTAATAAAATCTGATATTTGTCAGAATGTATGCAGGGTAATATATGACAAAGATGGGATACATGGGGTATTTGCATTGTTTAAAGGTGCAGAACCTACTTATAAGCATATTGAGAATGGGAATTGGCTGAATGAAGAGCCTTATCTTACTATTCACAGACTTGCTGGGGATGGTCAGGTGCATGGTTTGTTTCAGTGTGTTTTAAATTATTGTAAAAATATTTCTCAAAATATCAGGGCAGATACCCATGCGGATAATCAAATCATGCAAAAGCTGATGGAAAAGAATGGTTTTATGAAATGCGGTATTATATATGTTAAAAATGGAACACCAAGAATTGCATATCATTGGACTGCTTCATAA
- a CDS encoding lysozyme inhibitor LprI family protein, whose translation MKKRIYSMILILMTGLCAGCGKEGVKNNNTGIESESSQVEDSVSFENTEDTESTEDTESTEDTESTENTESTESTEYNDVVLNEETDFTYDYSEDIKADVDNVVSGSASLQDELENIENIVKKYTPLAQAAQTQTEMNLSSRWFFDIWDTELNNLWSRFSDLADPQTKEKILAEQRNWIAMKEEVTLLHIGSYEENGSMYPLLQNSYLEEITKNRAYVIANELAKIKGESFVMPEKSAKYGLFVDNQGTGSVYSSLITRQGLEGEDEALISIYREGETKGTFVDNGNGELAFTSDDGSVKGTIKINGWDGASFKVTETSGEAVFSAGEEVNFPFAF comes from the coding sequence ATGAAAAAAAGAATTTACAGCATGATATTAATATTAATGACCGGACTTTGTGCCGGATGTGGCAAAGAAGGAGTAAAAAATAATAATACAGGAATAGAAAGCGAATCTTCCCAGGTGGAAGATTCGGTCAGTTTTGAAAACACAGAAGACACAGAAAGCACAGAAGACACAGAAAGCACAGAAGACACAGAAAGCACAGAAAATACAGAAAGTACAGAAAGTACAGAATACAATGACGTCGTATTAAATGAAGAAACGGATTTTACTTATGACTATTCGGAGGACATCAAAGCGGATGTTGACAATGTGGTATCAGGTTCCGCATCACTGCAGGACGAATTGGAGAATATTGAGAACATCGTAAAGAAATATACGCCGCTGGCGCAGGCAGCCCAGACACAGACAGAAATGAATCTGTCATCCAGATGGTTTTTCGACATATGGGATACGGAATTAAATAACCTTTGGAGCAGATTCAGTGATCTGGCAGATCCGCAGACAAAGGAGAAGATCCTTGCAGAACAGAGAAACTGGATCGCTATGAAGGAAGAAGTGACCTTGCTTCACATTGGATCTTACGAAGAAAACGGCAGTATGTATCCGCTTCTTCAGAATTCTTATCTGGAGGAGATCACGAAGAACAGGGCTTATGTTATTGCAAATGAGCTGGCAAAGATAAAGGGGGAATCCTTTGTTATGCCGGAAAAATCAGCAAAGTACGGTCTGTTTGTGGACAATCAGGGGACTGGCAGCGTATACAGTTCCCTGATCACCAGACAGGGGCTGGAAGGAGAGGATGAAGCGCTTATCTCCATTTACAGAGAGGGAGAAACAAAAGGAACATTTGTTGACAATGGAAACGGGGAGCTGGCTTTCACATCAGATGACGGAAGTGTAAAAGGAACCATTAAAATCAACGGATGGGATGGCGCAAGTTTCAAGGTTACAGAGACATCAGGAGAGGCTGTTTTTTCTGCAGGAGAGGAGGTCAATTTTCCGTTTGCATTTTGA
- a CDS encoding PDDEXK nuclease domain-containing protein, with protein sequence MSCGILCLCEFIIVLGQLNAYVGYYKKNEMIEGDNPPVGILLCTDKGSQMVEYALSGMDNQLFVSTYMLHLPDKKKLEEFMLKEIEEMGM encoded by the coding sequence ATGAGCTGTGGTATACTGTGTCTATGCGAATTTATAATAGTCTTAGGGCAGCTTAATGCTTATGTAGGATATTATAAGAAAAATGAGATGATAGAGGGAGATAATCCTCCAGTAGGAATACTGCTTTGTACAGATAAAGGTTCTCAGATGGTAGAATATGCCTTATCTGGAATGGATAACCAGTTATTTGTTTCAACGTATATGTTACATTTGCCTGACAAGAAGAAACTCGAAGAATTTATGTTAAAAGAGATAGAAGAAATGGGAATGTAA
- a CDS encoding serine hydrolase domain-containing protein, with translation MLLEEKFLEFHRYASNHNLPLEAISVGDENKVLCEMHYAANAPRNIYSHTKSFTVTAVGLAMEEGKLSLEDHVAEVFKDKLPSNPDPNLEKIQLKHLLCMSSGFGKALLMNADRRPGIGAPDYEKYMMAQPVPVEPGSAFCYSSADSILAAHMVERAVGKRMGEYLYEKVFQPLDMGWPLWEHDPQGHPNGGGGMYLTCTEMMKLGQLYLAEGNWKGEQIVSRDWVQEVSTPKFTFEPSADLWHVGYGYQFWISPYPGSYRADGAFGQITTILPEKGLVVSIQCPERGNFDQVKRALHEHFLMEL, from the coding sequence ATGTTACTGGAAGAGAAGTTTTTGGAATTTCATCGTTATGCCAGCAACCACAATCTGCCGCTGGAAGCTATCAGTGTCGGAGATGAGAACAAGGTACTCTGTGAGATGCACTACGCAGCAAATGCACCGAGAAATATTTATTCACATACCAAGAGTTTTACGGTAACAGCAGTTGGACTCGCAATGGAAGAGGGAAAACTAAGCCTGGAAGATCATGTGGCGGAAGTGTTTAAAGATAAACTTCCTTCAAATCCGGATCCAAATCTGGAGAAGATTCAGTTGAAACATCTGCTCTGCATGTCCAGTGGCTTTGGTAAGGCACTTCTGATGAATGCGGACAGACGTCCGGGCATCGGCGCACCGGATTATGAGAAATATATGATGGCACAGCCGGTTCCTGTGGAGCCAGGCAGTGCATTCTGCTATTCCTCTGCCGACAGTATTCTGGCTGCTCATATGGTAGAACGGGCCGTTGGCAAGCGGATGGGAGAGTATCTGTATGAGAAGGTATTCCAGCCCCTTGATATGGGATGGCCGCTCTGGGAGCATGATCCACAGGGACATCCGAATGGCGGCGGAGGTATGTATCTGACTTGTACCGAGATGATGAAACTGGGACAGCTCTATCTGGCTGAGGGTAACTGGAAGGGCGAGCAGATTGTCAGCAGGGACTGGGTGCAGGAGGTGTCCACCCCGAAATTTACCTTCGAGCCATCTGCAGATCTCTGGCATGTAGGATATGGCTATCAGTTCTGGATCAGTCCATATCCAGGATCCTATCGTGCTGATGGCGCATTCGGACAGATTACAACGATTCTCCCAGAGAAGGGATTGGTTGTTTCCATCCAATGTCCGGAGCGAGGTAATTTCGATCAGGTGAAACGTGCGCTGCATGAACATTTTCTGATGGAATTGTAA
- a CDS encoding glycoside hydrolase family 172 protein → MNNYCMIQNSKTFAFSAENPTGVRAGGSQGGDCTKLRPTVTIPAGETVTLVDAAGPGVIQHMWFTGYVGHHFIIRMYWDDQEYPSVEAPLSAFFGCAYDENFVDRDGKYPVLNSAMMLVAPGRGYNSYFEMPFHKRARITMENRGDKDENLYYIITGAYQEIPAEAGYFHATYRQEHPVQKGRTYTIVDGIEGRGQFVGVTLATGMNGNNTCWVEGEARMYLDDDPYPSIHYTGTEDYFGGSYGFGNDIIIKSYQTFSGLYTGMYAIYGDNREFYNGQQRFLLYHFHIADPIRFENKFRMTLDNMGWTGPRYDDYTSVAYWYQTLPSAPLMPLPTDAEMCMR, encoded by the coding sequence ATGAACAACTATTGTATGATCCAGAACTCCAAAACGTTTGCATTTTCCGCAGAGAATCCAACCGGTGTACGCGCAGGTGGTTCCCAGGGCGGTGACTGCACCAAGCTTCGTCCGACCGTGACGATTCCTGCGGGGGAAACCGTAACTCTGGTAGATGCTGCAGGACCGGGTGTGATCCAGCATATGTGGTTTACCGGATATGTCGGGCACCATTTTATCATCCGTATGTATTGGGATGATCAGGAATATCCGTCTGTGGAAGCTCCGCTCTCTGCATTCTTCGGATGTGCCTATGATGAAAATTTCGTGGATCGGGATGGCAAATATCCGGTGTTGAATTCTGCCATGATGCTGGTAGCTCCTGGTCGCGGCTATAACAGCTATTTTGAGATGCCGTTCCATAAGAGAGCTCGGATCACGATGGAAAACCGTGGTGACAAGGATGAAAATCTCTATTATATTATCACCGGAGCTTATCAGGAGATTCCGGCGGAGGCTGGTTATTTCCATGCCACCTATCGCCAAGAGCACCCGGTTCAGAAGGGTCGTACCTACACAATCGTTGACGGAATCGAAGGCAGGGGACAATTTGTTGGTGTGACTCTGGCAACTGGTATGAATGGCAACAATACCTGTTGGGTAGAAGGCGAAGCCCGCATGTATCTGGACGATGATCCGTATCCGTCTATCCACTATACCGGAACTGAAGACTACTTCGGCGGTTCCTATGGATTTGGAAATGACATCATCATCAAGAGCTATCAGACATTCAGCGGCTTATATACCGGCATGTATGCAATCTATGGAGACAACCGGGAATTCTATAACGGACAGCAGAGATTCCTGCTGTATCATTTCCATATTGCAGACCCGATCCGTTTTGAGAATAAGTTTCGTATGACACTCGACAACATGGGCTGGACCGGACCGCGTTACGATGATTACACCAGTGTTGCTTATTGGTATCAGACCCTGCCGTCCGCACCGCTGATGCCACTGCCGACAGATGCAGAGATGTGTATGAGATAA
- a CDS encoding type II toxin-antitoxin system RelB/DinJ family antitoxin, which produces MARTANVFARVEPELKEQAESVLDQLGIPMSNAVGMFLRQIVLQKGIPFEMKLPRTAPLTYGSLTKEQFDKEIEKGMSDVKAGRVYSADAIEAEMKRDFGI; this is translated from the coding sequence ATGGCAAGAACAGCAAATGTGTTTGCTCGAGTTGAGCCTGAACTTAAAGAACAGGCTGAAAGTGTATTAGATCAGTTAGGAATTCCAATGTCAAATGCAGTAGGAATGTTTCTACGGCAGATTGTTTTGCAAAAGGGAATTCCATTTGAAATGAAATTACCAAGAACGGCACCGTTGACCTATGGTTCTCTTACGAAAGAACAATTTGATAAAGAAATTGAAAAAGGTATGTCTGATGTAAAAGCTGGCAGAGTTTACTCAGCAGATGCCATTGAAGCTGAAATGAAAAGAGATTTTGGCATATGA
- a CDS encoding helix-turn-helix transcriptional regulator, whose product MPKSSNQKLKLIYLMKILLERTDETHSITMSEIIDALAAYDISAERKSLYNDIENLRVYGLDVIGTQEDRTYSYHIGNRQFELAELKLLVDSVQSAKFITAKKSNELIKKIEGLASKYEASQLHRQVFVAGRVKTMNESIYYNVDRIHTAIAENSRITFQYFQWNVDKKMELRHGGSLYEVSPWSLSWDDENYYLIAYDSSEGIIKHFRVDKMLYIKSNGKGREGRQVFKSFDMAAYARKMFGMYGGKEEWVRIECDNSFAGVMIDRFGKDVSMIRLDDKRFVVNVEVAVSRQFLAWIISLGEGVTLVGPDNVVEMMNIEIDRLIKQYKK is encoded by the coding sequence ATGCCTAAATCGTCAAATCAGAAATTGAAACTTATATATCTTATGAAAATCCTTTTGGAGAGAACAGATGAAACGCACAGTATTACTATGTCAGAGATTATTGATGCACTTGCAGCATACGATATAAGTGCTGAACGTAAGAGCTTATACAATGACATTGAAAATCTCAGAGTATATGGTTTGGATGTTATCGGAACGCAGGAGGATAGGACTTATTCATATCATATAGGAAACAGGCAATTTGAATTGGCAGAATTAAAATTACTGGTTGACTCTGTACAGTCTGCAAAATTTATCACGGCTAAGAAGTCAAATGAACTTATAAAAAAGATAGAGGGACTTGCAAGCAAATACGAAGCATCTCAGTTACATAGGCAGGTGTTTGTGGCTGGTCGTGTAAAGACAATGAATGAAAGCATTTATTACAATGTTGACCGGATACATACAGCAATAGCAGAGAATTCAAGGATAACATTCCAGTACTTCCAGTGGAACGTTGATAAAAAAATGGAGCTTCGGCACGGTGGATCACTTTATGAGGTCAGTCCCTGGTCTTTATCATGGGATGATGAGAATTATTATCTCATAGCATATGATAGTTCTGAGGGGATAATTAAACATTTTCGTGTAGATAAAATGCTTTATATTAAATCAAATGGGAAAGGAAGAGAAGGACGACAGGTTTTTAAATCATTTGATATGGCTGCATATGCCAGAAAAATGTTTGGAATGTATGGAGGAAAAGAGGAATGGGTGCGTATTGAGTGTGATAACTCTTTTGCAGGTGTAATGATAGATCGTTTTGGTAAAGATGTATCTATGATCAGGCTGGATGATAAACGCTTTGTTGTCAATGTGGAAGTCGCAGTCAGCAGACAGTTTTTAGCATGGATTATTAGTCTTGGTGAAGGCGTAACACTTGTTGGACCGGATAATGTTGTCGAAATGATGAACATTGAAATTGACAGATTGATAAAACAATATAAAAAATGA
- a CDS encoding transglutaminase domain-containing protein has translation MTLTAKDYYYHQLNKEQKKVYYAVKEGLLKMEESFQVLKLSSRELADIYFMVRMDCPEIFYSVKFTYRYYPDSTMVELIPEYLFTRDKIKEHRLAMKSRVKKLALLAEKLSEKEKELFIHDFIVKNVKYDKLKKEYSHEIIGALGNGVAVCEGMAKAVKILCDELGIWCIVALSDANPDKGIKYRHAWNVIRIDGKYYHLDVTFDNTLSRDDAVRYDYVNLADKQIFRDHEPVIWKVPECTDSDHFYYREKKLSWTTVDEVRNRTKQAVKKNRILLFHWRGGYLTKEVLKELLVVFDEEAGVKGKQAYVSVNWPQAVIRVRFEDGAGEEQVEMEEANEGER, from the coding sequence ATGACTTTAACCGCAAAAGATTATTACTATCATCAATTAAATAAAGAACAGAAAAAAGTTTATTACGCCGTGAAGGAGGGACTTCTCAAAATGGAGGAGTCGTTTCAGGTGCTTAAACTAAGCAGCCGTGAGCTGGCGGATATATATTTTATGGTTCGTATGGATTGCCCGGAAATATTCTATTCTGTCAAATTTACATACAGATATTATCCGGATTCTACAATGGTTGAACTCATACCGGAGTATCTTTTTACAAGGGATAAGATAAAAGAACATCGCCTGGCAATGAAGTCCCGCGTCAAAAAGCTTGCGCTTTTGGCTGAGAAACTGAGTGAAAAAGAGAAAGAACTTTTCATACATGATTTTATCGTCAAAAATGTGAAGTACGACAAGCTTAAAAAGGAATACTCCCACGAAATCATAGGTGCTCTTGGCAATGGCGTTGCAGTATGTGAAGGCATGGCAAAAGCTGTGAAAATACTTTGCGATGAACTTGGTATCTGGTGTATTGTTGCTCTTTCAGATGCAAACCCCGATAAGGGAATTAAATATCGTCATGCATGGAATGTGATTCGTATCGACGGAAAATATTATCATCTTGATGTGACATTTGATAACACATTATCACGGGATGATGCTGTCCGTTATGATTATGTAAATCTGGCGGATAAACAGATTTTTAGGGACCATGAGCCGGTGATATGGAAAGTGCCGGAGTGCACAGACAGTGATCATTTTTATTATCGCGAGAAAAAATTATCGTGGACAACTGTTGATGAGGTGCGTAACCGTACAAAGCAGGCCGTTAAGAAGAACCGGATTTTACTTTTCCATTGGCGTGGAGGCTATTTGACCAAAGAAGTCCTAAAAGAATTGCTTGTGGTATTTGATGAGGAGGCCGGTGTAAAAGGCAAACAGGCGTATGTATCGGTCAACTGGCCACAGGCAGTGATCCGTGTGCGGTTTGAAGACGGGGCTGGCGAGGAACAGGTTGAGATGGAAGAGGCGAATGAGGGGGAAAGGTAG